A genomic stretch from Halalkalibacillus sediminis includes:
- the nusA gene encoding transcription termination factor NusA yields the protein MKSDLFDAIQFLEKEKGIDKDVLLEALDAAIVSAYKKNFNARTNVRVDLNEEEGTMKVFSRLNIVEEVEDPELEIGLNEAQEIDPKYEVGDVVEEEVTPRDFGRIAAQAAKQVVTQRVREAERGVIYNDYIDRVEDIMTGKVQRMDQRHLFIHLGKVEGKLPFNELMPGEQYEVHDRVKVFVTRVENTSKGPQVFVSRTHPGLLKRLFEMEVPEIYDGLVEIKSVAREAGDRSKISVHSEDPDVDPVGSCVGQRGQRVQTIVDELRGEKIDIVHWSEDPVVYISNALSPSKVIDVLVNEEEHATTVIVPDNQLSLAIGKRGQNARLAAKLTGWKIDIKSESEAEKDGIFSEDDNPTEETPEDELE from the coding sequence GTGAAGTCAGATTTATTTGATGCTATTCAGTTTTTAGAAAAAGAAAAAGGGATCGACAAGGATGTTTTACTAGAAGCACTTGATGCTGCAATTGTATCTGCTTACAAAAAGAACTTTAACGCACGCACGAACGTCCGAGTGGATTTAAACGAGGAAGAGGGTACGATGAAAGTATTTTCTCGTTTGAACATTGTTGAAGAGGTTGAAGATCCAGAATTAGAGATTGGGTTAAACGAAGCACAGGAGATCGACCCTAAATATGAAGTCGGTGATGTAGTCGAAGAAGAAGTTACTCCAAGAGATTTCGGAAGAATTGCTGCACAAGCCGCAAAGCAAGTTGTTACTCAAAGAGTCAGAGAAGCGGAACGTGGAGTTATTTATAACGATTATATCGACCGTGTTGAGGACATTATGACAGGTAAAGTACAAAGAATGGACCAACGTCACCTGTTCATTCACCTTGGTAAAGTTGAGGGGAAACTACCTTTTAACGAATTAATGCCTGGTGAGCAGTATGAAGTACACGACCGTGTGAAAGTATTTGTTACACGTGTTGAGAACACAAGTAAAGGACCACAAGTATTTGTCTCTAGAACTCATCCTGGATTATTGAAGCGATTGTTTGAAATGGAAGTGCCAGAAATATACGATGGATTAGTAGAGATCAAATCAGTGGCACGTGAAGCAGGGGATCGCTCTAAGATTAGTGTCCACTCGGAAGACCCGGATGTTGATCCAGTAGGTTCATGCGTGGGTCAGCGCGGACAAAGAGTACAAACAATAGTGGATGAACTTCGTGGGGAAAAAATTGATATCGTCCATTGGTCAGAGGACCCAGTAGTATATATTTCAAATGCTTTGAGTCCTTCTAAAGTAATCGACGTGTTAGTTAACGAAGAAGAGCATGCTACCACTGTTATTGTTCCGGATAACCAATTGTCACTAGCAATAGGGAAACGTGGACAAAATGCTAGACTAGCAGCTAAGTTGACAGGGTGGAAGATTGACATCAAAAGTGAATCAGAAGCTGAAAAAGATGGGATTTTTTCAGAGGATGACAATCCGACAGAAGAAACACCAGAAGATGAACTAGAATAA
- the rimP gene encoding ribosome maturation factor RimP translates to MYAFVKEVYSLSKKEVISKTEELVQPIVDEMNLELVDVEFVKEGKNHFLRVYIDKEGGIDIEECGKVSERLSEKLDAEDPVEGAYFLEVSSPGVERKLKTRDDFEKFVGSYIHVKTYEPFDGEKEFYGDLLSFENDEVTLSFQVKTRKKEVIIPFEKIAKANIAVSFS, encoded by the coding sequence ATGTATGCGTTCGTGAAGGAGGTATATTCGTTGAGCAAGAAAGAAGTAATTTCGAAGACAGAAGAACTCGTTCAACCTATTGTTGATGAGATGAATCTCGAATTAGTAGATGTTGAATTCGTAAAAGAAGGGAAGAATCACTTTCTTCGTGTATATATTGATAAAGAAGGCGGTATTGACATTGAAGAGTGTGGTAAAGTTAGCGAGCGGTTAAGTGAAAAACTAGACGCTGAGGACCCTGTTGAGGGAGCTTACTTTTTAGAAGTGTCATCACCAGGAGTAGAACGTAAATTGAAAACTCGGGATGACTTCGAGAAATTTGTAGGATCTTACATTCACGTGAAAACATACGAGCCATTTGATGGAGAAAAAGAATTCTACGGTGATCTACTTTCATTTGAAAATGATGAGGTCACACTATCTTTTCAAGTGAAGACTAGAAAGAAAGAGGTCATTATACCGTTTGAGAAGATTGCAAAAGCAAATATTGCTGTTTCATTTAGTTAA
- a CDS encoding PolC-type DNA polymerase III, with protein sequence MDLSKKEKLNLLLQQIQMPEEIVEREFNDAYLERLTVIKERKEWQFHIHNSEPFPCEVVEIFEAKLREAFLQIAQVSIIITSENKSLSDEEINKYWKTFIHSVHDLFPAYKDYLCEQEPEINGNQIILCARNETESQMIQRKITPLLQEFCNQKGLKNYTIHINVAKDENEISQFQQRKVEEERNYIQQAIKDKEERMKNSGEDEKPKGPLVLGQSIQDEPIGIQNILDEEKRMTIQGYVFDVDIRNLRSGRDLLIISITDYSDSIQVKLFSKGEEQKQLFQMVKEGMWLKARGSIQTDTYSNELMMMGNDLNEIKPVIRKDQTASEEKRVELHAHTTMSTMDATVSATRLVEQAAQWEHPAIAITDHAVVQAFPEAHQAGEKNGVKVLYGLEANVVDDGVLIAYNEADRPLEEATYVVFDVETTGLSATYDKIIELAAVKIYQGEIIDRFERFVNPHQKLSETTTNLTGITDDMVKDAPEIEQVMKEFDEWMGGDILVAHNASFDIGFINAAFKRMDRPKVTNPVIDTLELARFLHPELKSHRLNTLCKFLNIELTQHHRAIYDAEATGYLLWNFIKSTIEKEITNHKDLNRHIGEGDAYKRSRPFHTIILAQSQEGLKNLFKLVSMAHVDYFHRVPRIPRSKLSSHREGLLLGSGCDQGELFDTIALKSEEDAEKVAEFYDYIEVQPPMNYYHLIEKEIVQSMQQIKQLIKKLIHIGEKLGKKVVATGNTHYIDPHEKVYRKILIASQSGNPLNRQTQPDVYFRTTNEMLEEFSFLGEEKAKEIVITNTNWVSEQIGDVKPVKEDLYTPNIDGADDEIREMCYNRARNIYGDNLPEIVVERLEKELTSIIDNGFSVIYLISQKLVKKSLDDGYLVGSRGSVGSSFVATMTEITEVNPLPPHYICPSCDFYEFFTDGSIGSGFDLEEKECPECGASLIREGQDIPFETFLGFKGDKVPDIDLNFSGEYQPKAHHYTKVLFGEENVFRAGTIGTVAEKTAFGYVKGYAQDNQMMVRQAEIARLVKGCSGVKRTTGQHPGGIIVVPDDKEIYDFTPIQFPADDRKSEWKTTHFDFHSIHDNLLKLDILGHDDPTVIRMLQDLTGIDPNDVPTNDPEVMKIFGGPEALGVTADQILCKTGTLGVPEFGTRFVRQMLEDTKPSTFAELVIISGLSHGTDVWLGNAQELINDGICEIGEVIGCRDDIMVYLMHKGLEHSLAFKIMEFVRKGKGLQDEWIEEMKKHGVPDWYIESCKKIKYMFPKAHAAAYVLMAVRIAYFKVHHPIEFYAAYFTVRAGDFELETMIKGSEAIRARIEEILEKGNDASPKEKSLLTVLELTLEMNERGYSFQKVDLYRSSASEFIVEGDTLIPPFNAVDGLGTNAAINIVNARGQGDFLSKQDIRERSKISKTVLEYLDHQGCLEGLPEENQLSLF encoded by the coding sequence ATGGACCTTTCAAAAAAAGAAAAACTGAATCTTTTACTTCAACAAATACAAATGCCTGAAGAAATTGTTGAACGAGAATTTAACGATGCTTATTTAGAACGGTTGACCGTCATTAAAGAAAGAAAAGAATGGCAGTTCCATATTCATAATTCTGAACCTTTTCCGTGCGAAGTAGTAGAAATTTTCGAAGCGAAATTACGTGAGGCTTTTCTTCAAATCGCCCAGGTCAGTATTATTATTACTTCGGAAAATAAGTCTCTATCAGATGAAGAAATCAATAAATACTGGAAAACGTTCATACATTCTGTTCATGATCTTTTTCCCGCTTATAAGGATTACCTTTGTGAACAAGAACCAGAAATCAATGGTAACCAAATAATTTTATGCGCGAGAAATGAAACAGAAAGCCAGATGATTCAACGAAAAATCACACCACTTCTCCAAGAATTTTGTAACCAAAAAGGACTAAAAAATTATACGATACATATTAACGTAGCTAAAGATGAGAATGAAATCAGCCAATTCCAGCAACGAAAAGTTGAAGAGGAAAGAAACTATATCCAACAAGCGATTAAAGATAAAGAGGAACGCATGAAAAATTCAGGTGAAGATGAGAAGCCTAAAGGACCTCTTGTCTTAGGCCAGTCGATTCAAGATGAACCTATTGGAATCCAGAATATATTAGACGAAGAAAAAAGAATGACTATTCAAGGTTACGTATTTGATGTTGATATTCGTAACTTACGTTCAGGACGTGATCTACTGATTATCAGCATCACCGATTATTCAGATTCCATCCAGGTCAAGTTGTTTTCAAAAGGAGAAGAACAGAAACAATTATTCCAGATGGTCAAAGAAGGAATGTGGTTGAAAGCTCGTGGAAGCATTCAAACAGATACTTATTCCAATGAACTGATGATGATGGGGAATGATTTGAATGAAATCAAACCTGTAATTAGAAAAGATCAGACTGCTTCAGAAGAAAAACGTGTCGAACTGCACGCTCATACGACCATGAGTACAATGGATGCAACGGTTTCAGCTACTCGTTTAGTAGAACAAGCCGCCCAGTGGGAACATCCTGCAATTGCGATTACCGATCATGCTGTTGTACAAGCATTCCCTGAAGCGCACCAAGCTGGTGAAAAAAATGGTGTTAAAGTATTGTATGGTCTGGAAGCAAACGTCGTAGATGATGGAGTTTTAATTGCATATAACGAAGCTGATCGTCCTTTAGAAGAGGCAACATATGTGGTATTTGACGTCGAGACGACTGGTCTATCAGCAACTTATGACAAAATCATCGAATTGGCTGCTGTGAAGATTTACCAGGGTGAAATTATCGATCGTTTTGAACGGTTCGTTAACCCTCATCAGAAGCTAAGTGAAACGACCACTAATCTAACGGGAATAACGGATGACATGGTAAAAGATGCTCCTGAAATCGAACAAGTGATGAAAGAATTCGATGAATGGATGGGTGGGGATATTCTAGTAGCTCATAATGCGAGCTTCGATATCGGATTCATCAATGCTGCTTTTAAGAGAATGGATCGACCGAAAGTAACTAATCCAGTCATTGATACATTAGAATTGGCTCGTTTTCTACATCCAGAACTAAAAAGCCATCGTTTGAATACGCTTTGTAAGTTTCTGAATATAGAATTGACTCAGCATCACAGAGCCATTTATGATGCTGAAGCTACAGGATATTTACTATGGAATTTCATCAAATCGACAATTGAAAAAGAGATTACTAATCATAAAGATTTGAATCGTCATATTGGTGAAGGTGACGCTTATAAACGATCCAGACCCTTCCACACAATCATTTTGGCTCAATCACAAGAAGGATTGAAGAATTTATTTAAACTTGTCTCTATGGCCCATGTTGATTATTTCCACAGAGTGCCACGTATTCCTCGGTCAAAGTTATCTAGTCATCGGGAAGGACTTCTTTTAGGGTCTGGTTGTGATCAAGGTGAGCTGTTCGATACAATCGCTTTAAAATCTGAGGAAGACGCTGAGAAAGTGGCTGAATTCTATGATTATATCGAAGTTCAACCACCTATGAATTACTATCACTTGATAGAAAAAGAGATTGTGCAATCTATGCAACAAATTAAGCAATTGATCAAGAAGCTTATTCATATTGGCGAGAAACTTGGCAAAAAAGTGGTCGCTACAGGTAATACACATTATATAGACCCGCATGAAAAGGTCTACCGTAAAATTTTGATTGCTTCTCAAAGTGGTAATCCATTAAATCGTCAAACACAACCTGATGTCTATTTTAGGACGACTAATGAAATGTTAGAAGAATTCTCTTTTCTTGGCGAAGAAAAAGCTAAAGAAATAGTCATTACAAATACAAATTGGGTATCAGAGCAAATTGGTGATGTGAAACCGGTAAAAGAGGATTTGTACACTCCGAATATAGATGGTGCAGATGATGAAATTAGAGAGATGTGCTACAACAGAGCAAGAAATATTTATGGGGACAATCTTCCTGAAATCGTAGTAGAACGACTTGAAAAGGAATTGACGAGTATTATCGATAATGGTTTCTCTGTCATTTATTTGATTTCACAAAAATTAGTGAAGAAATCATTGGATGATGGCTATTTAGTTGGTTCTCGGGGTTCAGTTGGTTCTTCATTCGTAGCAACAATGACCGAAATTACTGAAGTGAATCCATTACCACCTCATTACATTTGTCCTTCTTGTGATTTCTATGAATTTTTCACAGACGGCTCGATCGGTTCAGGTTTCGACTTAGAAGAAAAAGAATGCCCAGAGTGTGGTGCATCTCTTATTCGAGAAGGCCAAGACATTCCTTTCGAAACATTCCTTGGATTTAAAGGTGACAAGGTCCCTGATATCGATTTGAATTTCTCAGGTGAATACCAACCTAAAGCTCACCACTATACGAAAGTATTGTTCGGTGAAGAGAATGTATTTCGAGCTGGAACAATCGGAACTGTTGCTGAAAAGACCGCTTTTGGATATGTGAAAGGTTATGCTCAAGATAATCAGATGATGGTTCGCCAAGCAGAAATTGCTAGGTTGGTTAAAGGATGTTCAGGCGTAAAACGTACGACAGGACAGCACCCTGGCGGTATCATTGTCGTACCAGATGATAAAGAGATTTATGATTTTACGCCGATTCAATTTCCGGCGGATGACCGTAAATCAGAATGGAAGACGACTCATTTTGACTTCCATTCCATTCATGATAATTTACTTAAATTAGATATTCTAGGACACGATGACCCAACTGTTATTCGCATGTTGCAAGATTTGACAGGTATCGATCCTAATGACGTACCAACGAACGATCCTGAAGTAATGAAGATATTCGGGGGGCCTGAAGCGTTAGGTGTCACAGCAGATCAAATACTGTGTAAAACAGGAACATTAGGTGTACCTGAGTTTGGAACACGTTTCGTTCGACAAATGTTAGAGGATACGAAACCTTCTACGTTTGCAGAGCTTGTCATCATCTCAGGGTTATCACACGGTACAGATGTTTGGCTCGGTAATGCCCAAGAACTCATCAATGATGGAATTTGTGAGATTGGTGAGGTTATTGGTTGCCGTGATGATATTATGGTTTACCTGATGCATAAAGGGTTGGAGCACTCCCTGGCTTTTAAGATCATGGAATTTGTCCGTAAAGGTAAAGGGCTTCAAGATGAATGGATCGAAGAAATGAAGAAACATGGGGTGCCAGACTGGTATATTGAATCATGTAAGAAAATCAAATATATGTTCCCTAAAGCCCATGCTGCAGCTTATGTTTTGATGGCTGTCAGAATTGCCTATTTCAAAGTCCATCATCCGATTGAATTCTACGCTGCTTACTTCACGGTACGTGCTGGAGATTTTGAGTTAGAGACTATGATTAAAGGTTCTGAAGCCATTAGGGCGAGAATCGAAGAGATTTTAGAAAAAGGTAATGACGCTTCACCTAAAGAAAAAAGTTTACTTACAGTACTTGAATTAACTTTAGAGATGAATGAAAGAGGCTATTCATTCCAAAAAGTAGACTTGTATCGATCTTCAGCTAGTGAATTCATTGTTGAAGGAGACACATTGATCCCTCCATTCAATGCAGTTGATGGTTTAGGTACTAATGCTGCCATCAACATTGTGAACGCAAGAGGACAAGGTGACTTCTTATCAAAACAGGACATAAGAGAACGTAGTAAAATTTCAAAGACAGTATTAGAATACTTGGATCACCAAGGATGCTTGGAAGGTCTACCAGAGGAAAATCAATTATCCTTGTTTTAG
- a CDS encoding YlxQ family RNA-binding protein, producing MQEKHFNILGLAYRARKIALGEDLILQAIRSKEAKLVVIASDSSENTKKKLTDKCKSYQVPYHLIDNREKLSRALGKDDRVAVAVLDQGFAKKLEQLLGD from the coding sequence ATGCAAGAAAAACATTTCAACATTCTAGGGCTTGCTTACCGAGCTAGAAAAATAGCCTTGGGAGAAGATCTCATTTTGCAGGCTATTCGTTCTAAAGAAGCTAAATTAGTAGTAATTGCTTCTGACTCGTCTGAGAATACCAAGAAGAAGTTGACCGACAAGTGTAAAAGTTATCAAGTACCTTATCACTTGATTGATAATAGAGAAAAATTATCTAGAGCATTGGGTAAGGATGACCGAGTAGCTGTTGCTGTTTTAGATCAAGGTTTT
- the rnpM gene encoding RNase P modulator RnpM: protein MTKRKKEPLRKCVVTQEMLPKKELIRIVKNKQGEVFVDESGKQNGRGAYIQRNRSVIEDAKQNRALQKHLKVKMDDSIYDDLLDRVGE, encoded by the coding sequence ATGACGAAGCGAAAAAAAGAACCTTTAAGAAAATGTGTAGTTACACAAGAAATGCTTCCCAAAAAAGAATTGATCCGAATTGTAAAAAACAAGCAAGGTGAAGTCTTTGTGGACGAAAGTGGTAAACAAAATGGCCGCGGGGCGTATATTCAAAGAAATCGTTCGGTAATTGAAGACGCCAAGCAAAACAGAGCTTTACAAAAACATTTAAAAGTTAAGATGGATGATTCGATATATGATGATCTACTGGACCGAGTAGGAGAATGA